A genomic region of Danio aesculapii chromosome 21, fDanAes4.1, whole genome shotgun sequence contains the following coding sequences:
- the rexo4 gene encoding RNA exonuclease 4, which translates to MSKVKLKKQADRVKTNEQSKTTYNKKKYKGDAWFFATEPAKKKETQKPKAANPFIMPPTDGQDYSCNWRKLLQTLPPNPEKKNKGTKQIKDANVKGKQMPSSSKESQKPEKPFRKAKETVKAESEKSKRVKKHGELTNGKEQSGHKQFKAEKRKNKDGNEKGMSKKRKAEEEEEKKKTAEPDLWFDDVDPDDIESALGTEAADIMRKRCGLTKCDPKNTEKMLVKEHAFEGVTRAVAMDCEMVGVGYNGEDSILARVSLVNHFGKCIYDKYVKPTEKVTDYRTAVSGIRPDDIKNGEDIKTVQKEVAQILKGRILVGHAIHNDLKILLLDHPKKMIRDTQRYKPFKQKVKSSRPALRNLCKQILNVQVQQGEHSSVQDAQATMRLYTMVRKQWEAELKTKRGGAFNKSPRKPKPPKNQKK; encoded by the exons ATGTCAAAAGTTAAGCTGAAGAAACAGGCTGACAGGGTTAAAACTAATGAACAGTCGAAGACAACTTACAACAAAAAGAAGTATAAGGGAGATGCGTGGTTCTTCGCCACAGAACCAGCTAAAAAGAAGGAAACGCAGAAACCAAAAGCTGCAAACCCATTCATTATGCCGCCTACAGATGGCCAAGACTATTCATGCAACTGGAGAAAGTTACTGCAG actCTTCCTCCAAATCCTGAAAAGAAGAACAAAGGCACAAAACAGATCAAAGATGCAAATGTTAAAGGAAAGCAGATGCCGTCGTCTTCCAAAGAGTCTCAAAAACCTGAGAAACCCTTCAGAAAAGCCAAAGAGACTGTCAAAGCTGAATCTGAGAAATCTAAACGGGTGAAAAAACATGGAGAGCTGACGAATGGAAAAGAGCAAAGTGGACACAAACAGTTCAAAGCAGAGAAGAGGAAAAACAAGGATGGAAATGAGAAAGGGATGAGCAAAAAGAGAAAagctgaggaggaggaggagaaaaagAAAACCGCAGA GCCGGACCTCTGGTTTGACGACGTGGACCCTGATGACATCGAGTCCGCTTTAGGGACTGAAGCTGCAGACATCATGCGGAAACGCTGCGGATTAACGAAGTGCGATCCAAAAAACACAGAGAAGATGCTGGTGAAAGAGCATGCTTTTGAGGG CGTGACTCGTGCGGTTGCGATGGACTGCGAGATGGTGGGTGTTGGATATAACGGAGAGGACAGTATTTTAGCTCGAGTCTCCCTCGTCAACCACTTCGGGAAATGCATCTATGATAAATACGTCAAGCCCACGGAGAAGGTTACGGACTACCGGACGGCAGTTAGCGGCATCAGACCGGACGACATCAAGAATG GTGAGGACATCAAGACAGTGCAGAAGGAAGTGGCTCAGATTCTTAAAGGAAGGATTTTAGTGGGACACGCCATTCACAATGACTTAAAG atTCTGCTGTTGGATCATCCCAAGAAAATGATCAGAGACACACAGAGATACAAACCATTCAAGCAGAAAGTAAAG AGCTCTCGTCCTGCATTGAGGAATTTATGCAAACAGATTCTCAATGTTCAAGTTCAGCAGGGTGAACATTCGTCT GTTCAGGACGCTCAGGCCACCATGAGGCTGTACACAATGGTGAGGAAGCAGTGGGAGGCGGAGCTTAAGACCAAGAGGGGCGGGGCATTTAATAAGAGTCCACGAAAACCCAAACCTCCTAAAAACCAGAAAAAATGA